The Brienomyrus brachyistius isolate T26 unplaced genomic scaffold, BBRACH_0.4 scaffold50, whole genome shotgun sequence DNA window CATCTATATTTTTCAGGTTGGTTAAGCCTGAGCTTGAACACTGTGCATTACTGTGCCTGTCAAATCTTTAATGTAAGCTTGTAAACGGCATTGTGACTCCAGAATTGTTCTTACCGACACACCAAGGTGACGCCACCATACTTCAGCCTCACCTATACCCATACAGTGCTTTCCTATACCCGTACAGTGCTTTCCTATACCCGTACAGTGCTTTCCTATACCCGTACAGTGCTTTCCTATACCCGTACAGTGCTGTCCTATACCCATACAGTGCTGTCCTATACCCGTACAGTGCTTTCCTATATCCGTACATTGCTTTCCTATACCCGTACAGTGCTTTCCTATACCCGTACAGTGCTTTCCTATACCCGTACAGTGCTTTCCTATACCCGTACAGTGCTGTCCTATACCCGTACAGTGCTCTGTCCATTAGAGCGCAGGGCCACCCAGCACCCTGAGAGCAGCTGGAGTTAAAGGTCCCCGTTCTAAGGCCCAACAACGAAATCACAAGACGAGACACGAGTTTTTATTTTACGATTTTTTAAAAACGATCCCATATTCTAACCTTCCAATGATGGGCTCAGAGTCCTTACATACAAGTACACCCCCCAAGCTTGGTGTATATGGTATAGGTTGAGGAATAATGGGGGATGGTTATTGTGGTAGTCACAAAGGGTGGGGGACACCGTGACCCAGAGCCCAGAcgtcaaatgtgtgtgtgtgaagactAGTGAGCTCTGTGTCCGCACTGTATGTGTGAGGCCGCCTGCCGGTCCTACCGTGGTGATGGTGTTCAGGGCCGTATCGGCACCGATGCTGAAGTCTGAGCCGGGCACATTGTTGGACACGGTGGCAGGGATCACCACCAGAGGGATGCACAGCTCCTCATACTTCTCCCTCGCCGTCACGAGCTCCAGGCCTCCCACAAAAGCCTGGGAGATCCAACAGAGGCTACAAAGTCACAATAAGGCCCAATACACCTCAGATACTTATAGTCTATTATCTCTTTCCAGTTAATTATACATGCATTACATCATTAATTAATTCTTCATCATAGGAGCAATAATTAATAAAAGCTGTACTGTATGTGAGATGCTGGAAGCCTCTGTACTAAACTGCATGTGAGTTTCTCTTTATTAAACTTGCAGATCTTGCCAGGAAAGATCTTGCTGACCTTGTTCTCCTTACCTCAAAACCCCCAATAATGACCAGACCATGGATGTTAAACTTGGCAATGTTGAGGCTGATCTCCTCAATGATACTTGATGGAAGTGTCCTTTCCAGAGAGAGAAGGACCAAGACCATAATCGCAAAGTGTGAAAAAGTGTTTCATTCccaatattattattgtttgctGTTTAACTACAGTTTTCTGCAAAGTGGCCATTTTTTCATGCAAACTTGAGGTTAATTTAATGCAGAAGTTCTCTTTTGTATGAAAGGGCGTCTTATCTGTCGTCATTACTCAGCAAGATGGTCATGctattttcaaacaggaggttCCCCTCATTGGCCCCTACAGGCAGCGCACATAATATTACACTCAGCACACTTTACCTCTTGGTGCCCAGCTGGGATCCACCCTTCCCAGTCCAACCACCAACATCAGACCACGTGATGGGTTCAATCTGGGGTGGCGAGTTAGAGTAGGTGAGCAAACCGTGAGTCATTTAAAACACGATCTTCATGGTTTGCAAAAACGAAtaaaagcaaaaagaaaaaaaccccAAAACCTTAGCCAGAGAAGTTGACTAATTTTCtgtggaggtcagaggtcattaCCAGTCCATGAGCCAGCCCCTCAAATCCGTCATGCACTGCCAGCATATGGTGCCCTTGGGTGATGCCAATCCTGACGGCTGCACGAACTGCAGCATTCATCCCAGCACACGGGGCACCGATGTTCAAGATGGCAATGTTGATATTACTCTGAGGTGGAGAAAGGTGTGGATTGTAATCATCTCCACATACTCAGGGGCCTGTCTGTAGATACTTCTACTAGCAATTGTCCAAATCCACGGTTCTGTTCAGACCTTGATTTCTGAGTCATGATTCCGTCCATTCCTCATGTTTTTGGAAGGGGGtgcattattataattatattataattcTGGGTTTCCGAGTGCCACTAATATTATTGTCGGGGCTGTACAATCCCTGTCCCTGATATGCTTGCATATTTGAAGTTTTCTGAAACACAGCAAGCTGTGTGCCCTTTGTCTGTCGTGGGGTCGCTGTCTCTGCGCTCCGCTGGGTAACCGGACTGTTCACACACTGCTCACCTGGATGGGCACAGATGCTCTGCAATCTCAGGTTATTATCCGCCTTGAACTAATGAAACTAACCAAGCTTTTGCATCAGGTATGATCACTTGATCATGGTTGGACAAAAAAGTCACCCGACAAATGCAgatagaagacaaaaaaaattgatgtgtaATATTTTTCAAATATACAGCTTGCCCTAActttaaatacagtaataatttCTTGATTTCCGTGTATTATAgtgttaattgtgaaatgaaaaatgagCTTTGCAACATTGGTATTGTAATTATAGCTCAACAGGCTGCACCTGCGAGGTGGCAgcgggttggtgggggggggggggggtctccattTCTGGACCGCTACGCTAttaactactactactactactactactactactactaagtATAATACGCAGAATAGTCAGAATGGTGAATTCATATTAACGTTCAGAACCAAGTACTTCTGAATTTGAAACAAGATATGTAGTTCCTCACCTTGGCCTCTGGGGGGTGCACATGAGCCAATAGCCTGTATGTATTCCAATTGTTCTCAAAACtccttgatggggggggggggggggggggggggggaacgcaaAAAAGTTAGAACCTGAATTGAACTTTTCAGATTTTgcaacagttaaaaaaaatggagaaatttAAGCAAAGAAACGGCAGCTTGACGCCCTTTGAGAGCCGTGGTGGATCTGGGATCCACATCAGTCTCTTTCAGAAACAGATCTCCTCAAAGGGATCCACATCAGTCTCTTTCAGAAACAGATCTCCTCAAAGGGATCCACATCAGTCTCTTTCAGAAACAGATCTCCTCAAAGGGATCCACTTGCAAAGTCTCCGCAGTTTTGGCAAAAcagtggtttattgaacagtaaaaataatataatgtaatacagtgtgcacatacaccgggtactgaaaggcagctcaaatacaaattaagggcagttcttcaccccctttataccccaaaAGACCCTCCCCAATACAATACTGTTCCTGTGTTCAATTATTtctcttttaatgtggtttgactagttcgtgTTTCATGTTTGTATGTTTCTCTGAAAGAAGAATCTCACTCCAAATCTGCTAAGATATAAAGCAAcaatcatggaggcagccatgtttgttccaggATGTCGTAGCTCGAACGGGAGATCCTCGGACGTGATGTCACTCACCTCGGAATTTCCGAGTTCTGAGAGATAATCGAACACAccgtgtgtgtaggtgttgtgagtgaatttacacatAAATAGTGACCCCCTGGACTGTGAGGAGCctaaggcaggggacagggcaggacaggatgAAGACCTTCTGATGACTAATTCAATTActtccttatcaccctagtgaTGCCGACTGgagcccccattctctccctgactCCCCCATGATCGTTAAGTGGTTAtactgtctgcattcaaatgatcaatcAAGAACATTGCTGCATCTTTACTGCTTTTCCTTACAGCATGTTAACCCCACTTGTATGCACTGCATTAGCTTCCAGTTGAGTAATGTTGGTTCTCACCTACTGAGCTCTGCATGGACAAATGCCCAAATATATCACTGGCCTCTGGCAGCACTACACAGCTTGTCAGACACTTAGGTCTGGGCTACAGGGTCTCTTAGTCGTCCCACTTACCCAGCTTAAGCCATGCACTCTACCTGTATCCCACTAGCATTGACATGAAAGGAAAAACTGGACACCTACTTGCCCCTGAGTTTCACAGCATCATCAAATCTCCTCTCTTCCATGGCTTTAGTGACTTCTTTTGTCTGATAATGAGGGAGAACAATGGCGAACTACGGTTTAATCATGCTTCTTTTGAACACATTCTTATTCACACCCATGTTTACCAGTCACAAAATAAAGTTTCTATATTTTTGTCACTTGCTGACCCCCATCTCTCTGTCAGATCTGTGACAGTGATTGACCCGGACGGACACCTCACCACTTGCACACACTCCATCAGCGGCACCCTGATGGCCATGTTTCCAGACAGGCTGACAACACATGCAGGCGTGTCTGGGGTAGCCTCTAGGAGAGCCATTACTGCCTCCACCCCCATCCTGCTGCCCTGGGGGGTGCAGAGAGGCTGTCGTTAATGCTGAGGCTGTTTAAACAGGTGTACATATCTGAAGGGGGTCACAGTTAGTCGGGTCAGAATTCAACGGTAGACGGACAGAGATACTGGAAGAGAGAGCGGATGTGAGGGTACCAGAATCCGGTCAAAGGCAGATGGCGTCCCGCCTCTCTGCACGTGTCCAAGGATTGTGGCACGAGTATCATAACCCAGCCTCTGTGTCACCAGCTACAAGTAAAGAGAGAAAAAGTGGGAAAAATGCCgtctttagtaaagactgtggTGTCATTCTTCAGAGGGCTCTCCGTGGAGCACATTTTCATGTCCTGGTGTGAAAACTGGAATATGGAAAATGTAAAGGCTGTGACAAAGAGACAGATGGTCTCTGTGGGGACTCACGTCCTTGACTGTGTTGGAGGTGATGGATTTGCCTTGTCTGTCGATGGCCCCCTCCGCCACAATGATCACATTCAGTCGGGAGCCTCTGCCTCGAGTCTGAGGTTATGGAGAGCAGCGCTGTTTCAGAACAGGAAATCCCCCTGCGCAGTGGCAGATCGGGTAGATGTGACATTAGACATTCACCTCAGCCAGTCTCCTGCACAGATGGTCCTCCCAGTTCTCCTCTGGGGGCATCTCTGGGATGAAGACCCAGTCGGCTCCACAGGCCAGGGCAGTGACCAGGGCCAGGTACCTATGGGGAAGTGAGGTGCTGTCTACGCATGTGGCTCATCTCATGCTGGCCTGCAAACGCAAAGGCCCTCACACACTCACCCACAGTGCCTTCCCATCACTTCCAAGATGAAGGTCCTCTGATGACTGGACAACAGAAGAGTGTTGACATCAGATTCAAATTaaaggacacagacacacacagattcaaATCAAATAGACTAGTTGCATCTTTTACTACTACTGTGTATTGAACATGAAAATGGTGTTCTGCTCTGGACTTTTTAGAGTTTGACAACAATGAGCGTTAGAAGCAAAAATGGCCTTTCTACACAATAACCACTCTTGGAAAAGCACATGAGCACCTCTGGGCCGTGGTGGTGATGGCATCCACCACCTCTATGATGCGGTGCAGGGCGGAGTCAGTGCCAATAGTCATATCAGTGCCACAGAAGTCATTGTCAATGGAGCCCACCATGCCCACAATGTTGAGGTGGGAGGACTGCTTGGCCTCTGCTTCTGTGATCCTACCTGGATGGGAGGAGGGATCAATGGTAAGCATATGGTCTAATGGTGCTGCATTTCACAGCATTCAGATTTTGTGCTAGAATAATCTGGGAGAGTACTGGCATACTGAACTAGGAATTAATGAGCAAGGTATAATATACCAGTTCAAAAAGCAATGAATTTACCATTGTGTTTGTCATTTACATGTGATTGTCGGTTAGGATTGACATTCTAAATACTATTGAATGCCACCAACCAGTGCAGTGAGATGAAGTGGTGAATCTAGAGTAGGTCTTGGCTGAAGATGGTGAGTTTTAATTCTGGAGGAAGTGATGATGGCATGAAGGGGACTGGAGGAGGTGATGATGGTATGAAGGGGAGTGGAGGAGGTGATGATGGTATGAAGGGGAGTGGAGGAGGTGATGATGGTATGAAGGGGACTGGAGGAGGTGATGATGGTTTGAAGCGGACTGGAGGAGGTGATGATGGTTTGAAGCGGACTGGAGGAGGTGATGATGGTTTGAAGCGGACTGGAGGAGGTGATGATGGTTTGAAGCGGACTGGAGGAGGTGATGATGGCATGAAGGGGACTGGAGGAGGTGATGTTGGCATGAAGGGGACTGGAGGAGGTGATGATGGTATGAAGTGGACTGGAGGAGGTGGTGATGATGGCATGAAGGGGACTGGAGGAGGTGATGATGGTTTGAAGCGGACTGGAGGAGGTGATGATGGTATGAAGGGGACTGGAGGTGGTGCTGATGGTTTGAAGCGGACTAAAAACCCTGAAGCTTACCGGCTTTGATAAGGTCAGCTAGCAGCTCACTCCATTCGCTGCGGAACTGGTTAGCTCCAGTCAGGCTACCATCGCCTCcgatcacacacaggtttgtgatTCCCAGCTTCACCAGGTTGCAAGCAGCCTTTGTACGACCTTCCATGGTGCGAAATTCCTGACAGCGGGCACTGCCGATGATGGTGCCCCCCTAAATCATGGAAAGAGTAACAATTAGAGTGACAGAGACCAACAGGATGAGCAAACAGATGCGTTTGAAACACAGAAACCCCTAAACACACTCTGCCGAGTTACCAGACATCTTCCCTGCTGTCTGGACCTGCCCACCCATGCCAAGCTCTCATGCTCCTCCCGACCCTCGGTGCAGATCTGATTACAGCGAAGGAAACATTTAGTGGCTGATCAGAGACTGCAATAGTTTCCCAATCAGTTTACCCGAGTGTAGAAGTGTATGCTTAACTACAAGGTTATACTGCTCTTATAAGTTAAATGTCAGTGGGTCGGGGGATGAAGTAAGCATGTGAGGAATCAGTTAGAAGGTCACAGTGAGGCTCAGATTGACTGAGTGATGCAGTGGGATAAGCAGTTATATGCTACACTACCCTCTGGGGCATTTTTGTCTGGGGGGGGTTGCTATAGACAGTGTGATAGAATTTTAGTTTGAATGACATACATGCTTCTGAGGTCTATGATGTGGGTTACAAATCAAGTCATGTGTCACACATAGTTTACTGTAGCAGAGGGAGAATCAGGACCCGCTGCCAACATTAATGCTTCATTTCCAGCTTGAAATTCTATAATGCCCTAAATTTAAGTCAAAATTAATCTGCATTCCAGTGATTTATCCTTAGTTCCCATCAAAAAAACGAAACTCGTGTGGTACAAACAGCAATAGAATTCCGGCATATTCCATTAAATCAGATGGAACTAGATGCCCGCTTCTCCTTCAACACAAATTAAAGTCAACAGATACTGATTACCAGAGTTTGCAAATGATTCTCTAATCAGAAGAACGGGAGGATCAGTTACAAGGTTCCCCAACAATACTGCCTGGTGGTGGAATCTCACCAGCTGCAGCATCATGGAGACACTCTCCCAAGTGGCTGGACGGATATGGTCTCCTCCATCCACCAGCCCCTGGTAACCCTACGCAGAGAGACAACGTCAGCCAGTCTGCGGTGTCAGAAATGACCAGAACGTACAAACGTTTGGTCTCTACATTCTTCATTGTTCTGCCAGATGTTGCCATGGCAGCCTGGACGCACACACCCCTCAGGTACAGCCACGGCACACGGAACTCACCTCGTGGATGAAAAAGACTTTGGCACCTGTGTAGATGCCGACCCTGACGGTGGCCCTCACAGCAGCATTCATGCCTGAAACATGCAGACCAGGGTTAGCCCATTCCTGCTTCCCCCTTGGTTCAAAACAGGTGCTAATTCCTACCCTTCTTGACTGTAACCAGAGTGTCTCACTATAACACCAACAGAACCAACTTAATAACAGAGCAAAGGTCTATGTGTAATGGGAACCTATATTAATATGGATTTTGAGTTGACAGAGGATGAATAGAGAAAAGGCCCCGATTAGCTTATGTATTCATCAATGATCATTCAAGGGAACATCTGCAGGTGCAACAAATTTCACTCTATCCTTATTTCTGCTAATAGGTCTGGCATGATGGAGCAAGTGATGTTTTACGTTAAATTGGATTAGATGAACTTTACTCAGAGGGAAGTTCTTGTCATGTTAATTCTAGATATTAATTCTACAAGTGATTTTTGTGGCATATTTATCTGAGGATATTTATAGGCCTTAGAGTGAATGGATCCACTTCTCTTCCCCTCATTATGTTTGTAGTCAACTTGCAAGCAAACGATGTGTCCACCCTCTATTGCGAATTTCAGTTCTACATGACTGTTATAGCACAAACCTCTGCTTATTTACAGGGAACAGCAGATGAAAAGTGCAAAATAGAAGACTAGTTGTTTGGAGAGAATTACAGCTGTTTCTCGGGCAGAGATGGGATGTATATTATTCGTTGTGGGTTATGAGTTTTCTGTTAGAAATTGACAATGTATGACGATCAGGCTGCTGAAAAAGAAACCATGTTGAAAATCTCCTACAGAACAAGAATTGAGTAGAAGGGTCTCAACAGACCAAGTTAAAGGGCAAGTGATCGGGGACATgcctctaccccccccccccccaggcctctcCTATTTCAGCAGAGAGGGGCTGTAGAGCTGGGTAATGCCTGCAGTCATATGACAAAAAGGTCACCCCCTCTAAAATTATCCCCAGCAGGAAGAAGAGGGATAGAAAGTCAGTGTTAGTGCATGTTGAACTGTCTGAATGTGAAGCAAAATTAAA harbors:
- the pfkmb gene encoding phosphofructokinase, muscle b, producing MPQTGACSDQEPPGTDIIQGCFSFPACSSPVGLSALPGDEMAALVGTVRADPTKMGIGRAIAVLTSGGDAQGMNAAVRATVRVGIYTGAKVFFIHEGYQGLVDGGDHIRPATWESVSMMLQLGGTIIGSARCQEFRTMEGRTKAACNLVKLGITNLCVIGGDGSLTGANQFRSEWSELLADLIKAGRITEAEAKQSSHLNIVGMVGSIDNDFCGTDMTIGTDSALHRIIEVVDAITTTAQSHQRTFILEVMGRHCGYLALVTALACGADWVFIPEMPPEENWEDHLCRRLAETRGRGSRLNVIIVAEGAIDRQGKSITSNTVKDLVTQRLGYDTRATILGHVQRGGTPSAFDRILGSRMGVEAVMALLEATPDTPACVVSLSGNMAIRVPLMECVQVTKEVTKAMEERRFDDAVKLRGKSFENNWNTYRLLAHVHPPEAKSNINIAILNIGAPCAGMNAAVRAAVRIGITQGHHMLAVHDGFEGLAHGLIEPITWSDVGGWTGKGGSQLGTKRTLPSSIIEEISLNIAKFNIHGLVIIGGFEAFVGGLELVTAREKYEELCIPLVVIPATVSNNVPGSDFSIGADTALNTITTTCDRIKQSAAGTKRRVFIIETMGGYCGYLATMAGLASGADAAYIYEERFNIRDLEVNVEHLVEKMKTTVKRGLILRNERCNENYTTDFIFNLYSEEGKGVFDCRKNVLGHMQQGGTPTPFDRNFGTKMGAKAVLWLTEKLKECYRHGRIFANTPQSACVLGMRKRALVFQPLAELKEQTDFEHRIPKTEWWLKLRPILKILAKYKINLDTSEKAAMEHVIKKRGLV